The nucleotide sequence AATCTTCATCACCCAGGATCACCAGGACGGGCTGGAGAATGCCATGATGGTGAATCGAATCAGCCAGCTCCTGAAGTTTCTCTTGGTCGAAGTTCTTTCTGGGCTGGCGAGGGTTGGGGACGATATCCGACGGGTTGAGCATCAGGAGGGATTCTCCTCCGGCTTTCTCCGTCGGTTCGGTGTCTTCGGCGGAGGCCAGGGATTCCATCAACTCCGGCGCCTCCGTATGGCGGGCTGAGCCGAGCAGGGCTCCAAGGCCCTTTCCAAGGGCTTGTTTTCGGCGACTGGACATGGGATCAGGCCTCCTCTTCTTGTCTCAACGGCATTCCGAGGCGCTTCAAGACCTCGTTTGTGAGGTTTTCGTAGGCCCTGGAGCCAATCCCCCACCGTTCGTACTGGAAGATCGTCTGCCCGTGGGAGGGGCATTCGCTCAGGCGGACCGTTCGTGGAATCATGGTATCAAACACCAGGTCGCCCAGGTGCTGGCGGACATCCGCGACAACTTGCTGCGAGAGATTCGTCCGCAGATCCGTCATGGTGATCAGACAACCAAGAATCTTGAGGGCGGGATGGTGCGCCTCGCGGATTTCCGAGAGAGTATCCAGAAGCATCGAAAGACCCTCGAGGGCTAGATACTCGGACTGGATCGGAATCAGGACGGAGTCACTGGCCAGGAGAATGTTCAGCGTCACCAGGCCAAGGGATGGTGGCGAATCGAAGATCACGACGTCATATTGCTTGGAAACGGGCTCCAGGGCCCGTTTCAGCATCGATTCACGGTCTTCTCCGTGGTTCAGAAGATCTAAGTCAGCCCGAATCAGGGCGATATTGCCCGGAAACAGGTGGGGGAGAGGGGGGGCGAGGGGCATGGGCCTGTGACTGTTGCCGGGCTCGAAGAGGAGCTCGTAGGAGGTCGTCAAGTCTTCCTGGTATCGATCGACTCCAAGGGCGGTGGTTGCATTGCCCTGAGGGTCCAGGTCGATCAGAAGGACTTTGTAGCCCCGGCCGATCAGATCGGAGGCCAGGCTGACGGCCGTTGTTGTCTTGCCGACACCCCCCTTTTGGTTAA is from bacterium and encodes:
- a CDS encoding ParA family protein encodes the protein MEPENVSRETLPTPTAGVSRETHRIAVINQKGGVGKTTTAVSLASDLIGRGYKVLLIDLDPQGNATTALGVDRYQEDLTTSYELLFEPGNSHRPMPLAPPLPHLFPGNIALIRADLDLLNHGEDRESMLKRALEPVSKQYDVVIFDSPPSLGLVTLNILLASDSVLIPIQSEYLALEGLSMLLDTLSEIREAHHPALKILGCLITMTDLRTNLSQQVVADVRQHLGDLVFDTMIPRTVRLSECPSHGQTIFQYERWGIGSRAYENLTNEVLKRLGMPLRQEEEA